A genome region from Pseudomonas helmanticensis includes the following:
- a CDS encoding N-acetyltransferase, with translation MGIVSKLNEHIKQKGLRATLAKAWKHYIFSHQELLWMERDLVSPVPPHSLKPYPPLRVVKITPDNASAFARYFGDRVGTMAELANEGHTGHMHLDDQGDAVAFIWGSSRDYFDRHYYGCMFPVKPGEFFEFGGELTRAYWGTELSVDLQLELWKAMAAQGCDKVVDVCEFHNIPALKLHLRMGYTEQNRIMNVYTLFGRWRFYRESRYSGSRLDALRKPSRPPVTATAA, from the coding sequence ATGGGCATCGTCAGCAAACTCAACGAACACATCAAGCAAAAAGGCCTGCGCGCGACCCTCGCGAAAGCGTGGAAGCACTACATCTTTTCCCATCAGGAATTGCTGTGGATGGAGCGCGATCTGGTCAGCCCGGTGCCACCGCACAGCCTCAAACCCTACCCGCCGCTGCGGGTGGTGAAAATCACACCGGACAACGCCAGTGCCTTCGCGCGCTACTTCGGCGACCGCGTCGGCACCATGGCCGAACTGGCCAACGAGGGCCACACCGGGCACATGCACCTGGACGATCAGGGCGATGCCGTGGCGTTCATCTGGGGCAGCTCGCGGGACTATTTCGACCGGCATTACTACGGCTGCATGTTCCCGGTGAAACCCGGCGAGTTCTTCGAGTTTGGCGGTGAACTGACACGCGCCTATTGGGGCACCGAGCTGTCGGTGGATCTGCAACTGGAGCTGTGGAAAGCCATGGCCGCGCAAGGCTGCGACAAGGTCGTCGACGTCTGCGAATTTCACAACATTCCGGCGCTCAAGCTGCATTTGCGCATGGGCTATACCGAGCAGAACCGCATCATGAATGTGTACACCCTGTTCGGCCGCTGGCGCTTCTACCGTGAAAGCCGCTACAGCGGCTCACGCCTCGATGCGCTGCGCAAACCGTCCCGTCCACCCGTAACAGCCACGGCGGCCTGA
- a CDS encoding GNAT family N-acetyltransferase, whose translation MLTRFEWRTSLCAADFPATAYEALRLQVTDHTPFNNLGWLCAAEQALGEGERLHILLSWEADELRLCLPLVASRERFAGVPFRVLHHLGYPLADRLALLSLLGSEDMGKALVLIRQRLPHAMLQLNELSEPVGEESALTEWMARSSTGERRLSCRVPVHLISETDHQEVSGDPRYKLRRARKRIAACGAEVHRIIPDAMSMGPLLQVISEVEAVSWKGDEGVGIFAGERSRQLIERAFTALAGQGLVRVVTLELNGRCISYRLGLLEQGRLYDYNLAFLPQYADLGSGRVLLEEWIRWGLDDHWRWIDASRVSLENSSHQLHERMSGQLEHWRWSFYSWRPGGIVLGLGLRLWHRLKPHVQAWRARRAEHAKPTLKPVAVTTEGEHASPSHSQR comes from the coding sequence ATGCTGACGCGATTCGAATGGCGCACTTCGCTGTGCGCCGCCGACTTCCCGGCAACTGCGTATGAAGCGCTGCGCCTGCAGGTGACGGATCACACGCCGTTCAACAACCTTGGCTGGTTGTGTGCGGCCGAGCAGGCCCTTGGCGAGGGTGAGCGTCTGCACATCCTGCTGAGTTGGGAGGCGGACGAATTACGCCTGTGCCTGCCGCTGGTGGCGAGTCGCGAGCGCTTTGCTGGCGTGCCGTTTCGGGTCTTGCATCACTTGGGCTATCCGCTGGCGGATCGCCTGGCGCTGTTGTCTTTGCTGGGCAGCGAAGACATGGGCAAGGCGCTGGTGTTGATTCGCCAACGTCTGCCCCACGCAATGCTGCAACTCAATGAGCTGTCCGAACCTGTCGGTGAAGAAAGTGCGCTGACCGAATGGATGGCGCGCAGCTCGACCGGTGAACGAAGGCTGAGTTGTCGGGTGCCGGTGCACCTGATCAGTGAGACCGATCATCAGGAAGTCTCCGGTGACCCACGCTACAAGCTGCGGCGGGCGCGCAAGCGAATTGCCGCGTGTGGTGCCGAAGTGCACCGGATCATTCCCGATGCGATGAGCATGGGGCCGCTGCTGCAGGTCATCAGCGAAGTCGAAGCAGTGAGCTGGAAAGGTGATGAAGGTGTGGGGATTTTCGCCGGTGAACGCAGTCGACAATTGATCGAACGCGCCTTCACCGCCCTCGCCGGCCAAGGTCTGGTGCGCGTGGTGACGCTGGAGTTGAACGGGCGTTGCATCAGCTATCGCCTCGGTCTGCTCGAACAGGGTCGGCTCTACGATTACAACCTCGCCTTCCTGCCGCAATACGCCGATCTGGGCAGCGGTCGGGTGTTGCTGGAAGAGTGGATTCGCTGGGGCCTGGATGACCACTGGCGCTGGATCGACGCTTCACGCGTCAGTCTGGAAAACTCCAGCCATCAACTGCACGAACGCATGAGCGGACAACTGGAACACTGGCGCTGGAGTTTTTATTCCTGGCGTCCGGGCGGCATCGTCCTCGGTCTGGGCCTGCGCCTGTGGCATCGACTGAAACCGCACGTGCAAGCCTGGCGCGCGCGCCGTGCCGAGCATGCGAAACCCACACTGAAACCTGTCGCAGTCACCACGGAGGGCGAACATGCCTCGCCAAGTCATAGTCAACGCTGA
- a CDS encoding lipopolysaccharide biosynthesis protein, producing the protein MSRGNYLRHLALSMGTKLAMIALRLLRNVLLARILGPSERGLFALLSTLPDLISAATSGGLNSAVGYQAAKQRPMGLLLSQVLVFGCLLAALLTLLVVALVREFGTELDITMQLGLLAWLLLLAVPLTVLKSGLLTLHNASGGVVAFNALRLVESLAPLLLFLALFWMWKSAALEAALISWLAGISLVVLVGWVWLKRAQPLQLQWDRASQKELLRYSARSHPDLLFQQVILRSDYLFIGALLGSTALGHYAMASAAAELLLIVPEAVTTPLMKRLLQQDEGMDKVTPLALRLTATVMLGACLTMAVIGEWLIVTLFGAAYQPAYPALLALLPGLLGLCYASILRLDLLGKNRPGTVSLLMGLGALLNLALNLVMIPAYGIVGAAAASSIAYLAVTVAMLVLYCRLSGVPFWQTLIILPRDVMPMWLMLQRKTA; encoded by the coding sequence ATGAGCCGAGGCAACTACCTCAGGCATCTGGCGCTGAGCATGGGCACCAAACTGGCGATGATCGCCCTGCGCTTGCTGCGCAATGTGCTGCTGGCGCGGATTCTCGGGCCGAGTGAGCGCGGGCTGTTTGCGTTGCTCAGCACCTTGCCGGATCTGATCAGCGCGGCCACCAGTGGCGGCTTGAATTCGGCGGTCGGCTATCAAGCGGCCAAGCAACGTCCGATGGGTTTGCTGCTCAGTCAGGTGTTGGTGTTCGGTTGTTTGCTGGCGGCGTTGCTGACCTTGCTGGTAGTGGCGTTGGTGCGCGAATTCGGCACTGAACTGGATATAACGATGCAGCTTGGCTTGCTCGCCTGGCTGTTGCTGCTGGCGGTGCCGCTGACCGTATTGAAAAGTGGTTTGCTGACACTGCACAACGCCTCCGGCGGCGTGGTGGCGTTCAATGCCTTGCGTCTGGTCGAGTCGCTGGCGCCGCTGCTGCTGTTTCTTGCGCTGTTCTGGATGTGGAAAAGCGCTGCCCTCGAAGCGGCGCTGATCAGTTGGCTGGCCGGCATCAGTCTGGTGGTGCTGGTCGGTTGGGTCTGGCTCAAACGTGCGCAGCCGTTGCAGTTGCAATGGGACCGCGCCAGCCAGAAAGAACTGCTGCGCTACAGCGCGCGCAGTCATCCGGATCTGCTCTTCCAGCAAGTGATCCTGCGTTCGGATTACCTGTTTATCGGCGCCCTGCTCGGCAGTACCGCGCTCGGTCATTATGCGATGGCCAGCGCTGCCGCCGAATTGCTGCTGATCGTCCCGGAAGCGGTGACCACACCACTGATGAAACGCCTGCTGCAACAGGACGAAGGCATGGACAAGGTCACGCCGCTGGCTCTGCGCTTGACTGCGACGGTGATGCTCGGCGCCTGCCTGACCATGGCAGTGATTGGCGAATGGCTGATCGTCACGCTGTTCGGTGCGGCTTATCAACCGGCGTATCCGGCGCTGCTCGCCTTGCTACCGGGGCTGTTGGGTCTGTGCTACGCGAGCATCCTGCGTCTCGATTTGCTCGGCAAGAATCGTCCCGGCACGGTGTCGTTGCTGATGGGCCTGGGCGCGCTGCTGAATCTGGCGCTGAACCTGGTGATGATTCCGGCTTACGGGATTGTCGGTGCGGCGGCGGCTTCGTCGATTGCCTATCTGGCGGTGACCGTGGCGATGCTGGTGCTTTATTGCCGTTTGAGCGGCGTGCCGTTCTGGCAAACGCTGATCATTCTGCCGCGCGACGTCATGCCGATGTGGCTGATGCTGCAACGGAAAACCGCATGA